From one Eulemur rufifrons isolate Redbay chromosome 23, OSU_ERuf_1, whole genome shotgun sequence genomic stretch:
- the SYCE1L gene encoding synaptonemal complex central element protein 1-like isoform X1, whose protein sequence is MARAWSARMRTVGPSTLTCVFFSQSSCEAHAQAPRWKMAGKLEPLNVESPEAAEEAEGQAKSSKKAEDLLAMVIKLQKEGSLEPQIEDLINRINEIQQVKKKSSEELGETQALWEALHRELESLNGEKVHLEEILSKKKEALRILQLQEKKSEAQRLDVEEQLEDLMGQHKDLWEFHVLERRLAREIRALERSKEQLLAERKLVGAKLQDVERRLRSLPEVEGVRAGKDGLKAGLGKCGEQVQGASEAGAGQGEARPELLCADDKEDLDPPPAGPDAP, encoded by the exons ATGGCGCGAGCGTGGTCTGCACGCATGCGCACTGTAGGACCTTCTACCCTCACGTGTGTTTTTTTTAGCCAATCATCGTGTGAGGCGCACGCGCAAGCCCCACGTTGGAAAATGGCGGGGAAGTTGGAGCCTTTGAACGTGGAGTCGCCAGAAGCTGCCGAGGAGGCTGAAG GGCAGGCCAAGTCTTCGAAGAAGGCTGAAGACTTGCTGGCTATGGTGATAAAGCTGCAGAAAG agGGAAGCCTGGAGCCACAGATCGAGGACCTGATTAACCGCATTAATGAGATTCAGCAAG TGAAGAAGAAATCCAGTGAGGAACTGGGAGAGACCCAagctctctgggaggccctgCATAGGGAATTAGAGTCCT TGAATGGAGAGAAAGTGCACCTGGAagaaatcttgagcaaaaagaaag AGGCACTGAGGATCCTTCAGCTGCAAGAGaagaaaagtgaggctcagag GTTGGATGTTGAAGAACAGCTGGAGGATCTGATGGGCCAGCACAAGGACCTCTGGGAATTCCAC GTGCTGGAGCGGCGACTGGCGCGAGAGATCCGTGCCCTGGAGAGGAGCAAGGAGCAGCTGCTGGCAGAGA GGAAGCTGGTGGGCGCCAAGCTGCAGGACGTGGAGCGGAGGCTGCGCTCACTGCCCGAGGTCGAGGGCGTCCGGGCAGGGAAGGATGG GCTGAAGGCGGGGCTGGGGAAATGCGGGGAGCAGGTCCAGGGCGCTTCCGAGGCCGGGGCTGGCCAAGGAGAG GCCAGGCCTGAGCTCCTGTGCGCCGATGACAAGGAGGACCTGGACCCGCCGCCAGCTGGCCCTGACGCCCCCTAG
- the SYCE1L gene encoding synaptonemal complex central element protein 1-like isoform X2, with amino-acid sequence MARAWSARMRTVGPSTLTCVFFSQSSCEAHAQAPRWKMAGKLEPLNVESPEAAEEAEGQAKSSKKAEDLLAMVIKLQKEGSLEPQIEDLINRINEIQQEALRILQLQEKKSEAQRLDVEEQLEDLMGQHKDLWEFHVLERRLAREIRALERSKEQLLAERKLVGAKLQDVERRLRSLPEVEGVRAGKDGLKAGLGKCGEQVQGASEAGAGQGEARPELLCADDKEDLDPPPAGPDAP; translated from the exons ATGGCGCGAGCGTGGTCTGCACGCATGCGCACTGTAGGACCTTCTACCCTCACGTGTGTTTTTTTTAGCCAATCATCGTGTGAGGCGCACGCGCAAGCCCCACGTTGGAAAATGGCGGGGAAGTTGGAGCCTTTGAACGTGGAGTCGCCAGAAGCTGCCGAGGAGGCTGAAG GGCAGGCCAAGTCTTCGAAGAAGGCTGAAGACTTGCTGGCTATGGTGATAAAGCTGCAGAAAG agGGAAGCCTGGAGCCACAGATCGAGGACCTGATTAACCGCATTAATGAGATTCAGCAAG AGGCACTGAGGATCCTTCAGCTGCAAGAGaagaaaagtgaggctcagag GTTGGATGTTGAAGAACAGCTGGAGGATCTGATGGGCCAGCACAAGGACCTCTGGGAATTCCAC GTGCTGGAGCGGCGACTGGCGCGAGAGATCCGTGCCCTGGAGAGGAGCAAGGAGCAGCTGCTGGCAGAGA GGAAGCTGGTGGGCGCCAAGCTGCAGGACGTGGAGCGGAGGCTGCGCTCACTGCCCGAGGTCGAGGGCGTCCGGGCAGGGAAGGATGG GCTGAAGGCGGGGCTGGGGAAATGCGGGGAGCAGGTCCAGGGCGCTTCCGAGGCCGGGGCTGGCCAAGGAGAG GCCAGGCCTGAGCTCCTGTGCGCCGATGACAAGGAGGACCTGGACCCGCCGCCAGCTGGCCCTGACGCCCCCTAG